Genomic DNA from Alicyclobacillus fastidiosus:
CTAGCGAGAGGGCCGAGGTCTGTGTCGGGATCGAATGGGTCACCCAGCCTCAACTCCATGGCCCGTTGCCTCAACTTCTCGATAAACTCGCGGTAGATCGACTCGTGAACCAAAATTCGCGAGGATGCTACGCAAACCTGTCCCTGGTTGAAAAAAGCACCGAACAACACGATATCCACGGAAATGTCCGAGTCGACGTCGTCAAATACGAGCAACGGGGATTTGCCGCCCAACTCCAAAGAGACTCGCTTGAGTCCCTCGGCGCAAGTCATGTAAATGTGTTTGCCCGTCTTGGAACCACCTGTGAATGAAATCTTGTCCACGTCTGGGTGCCTGATCATGGCTTCCCCAACCACCTGACCGTCACCGAGCACGATGTTGAAAACACCGTCGGGCATTCCGCTTTCTTGTGCAAGTCCGCCCAGCTTTAGCATCGTCAACGGTGTGATCTCTGCTGGCTTAAAGACGACGGTATTCCCTGCGGCCAAGGCTGGGGCCAATTTCCAGACACCAAGCAACAGCGGGAAGTTCCAGGGGACAATGAGCCCACACACCCCGACCGGTTCATATACGACAAGGCTTTTCGAGCCATCCCACATTTCTTTCTGCCAGGGCCGCTTCGACTCGATCAGGTCGGCATAGTAACGAAAGCAGGACACTGAATCCGCGACATCCAATTCCGACTCCCGAAGTGGTTTACCTGTGTTTTGAGTCTCCAAACGAGCGAACTCGTCTGCGGCCATTTCCAATCGATCCGCGATCTTACGAAGAACTCGAACGCGAAGCGGTGTGTCCGTAGCCCAATTGGTTTGTTCGAACGCATGTTTCGCGACTACCACCGCGTCGTGGACCTGAGTTGCATCTACGTCCCGTATCCGGGCAATCACCTCTCCCGTCGCAGGATTGATGAGGGAGCGGACTGTTGCCGCACCATCGACCCATCTTCCATCGATCAATGGTTGAAGATATTCAGCCAATGTGAATCTCCTTTCGTTGTTCAAGTGTTTTCTCTGCTTCACGTTTTCTCAGAGCCAACAACGTGATGAATTCGTAGATCACATTGGCGGCGGCCGCGGCGGTGATTTGTCCATGATCATAGGACGGAAGCACCTCAACCAAATCGAAGCCGACAAAATGAATCCCCGTGAGTCCTCGTACAAGCGTGAGTGCGTCATCAATGCTCACACCAGCAACTTCTGGCGTGCCCGTACCAGGTGCGTAGCTAGGATCGAGGAAATCGATATCGAACGTCAGGAAAGCTGGACCCTCACCGACCCGTTGATGGATCAGGTTCAATATTGCGTTTGCACCCATCCGCTTGAACTGGCTTGTGGAATAGACTGCAAAGCCCAGTTGTCTTGCATCCTCCAAATCGTCGGGCGAATACAGCGCACCACGCATCCCTACCTGAATAGACCGCGAAACATCCAGTAATCCCTCCTCAAGGGCTCGACGGAACGGGGTGCCATGGTTATACTTTTGGCCAAAGTAACTGTCCCAAGTGTCCGAATGTGCATCAAAGTGTACCAACGCGACTGGACCGTATTTCTGTGCAACCGCACGAAGTTCACCAAGTGTGATCGAGTGGTCGCCTCCTAAACCAATCGGTACAATCCCTCGCTCCAACACAGGACCTAAGCTCTCGACGATCTTGTCATACGTAAGCTGGATGTAGCCGGGAATCACGGGGACATCACCGTAGTCGACACCAGAGACATAGTCGAACACATTGATGTCCTGCTCTACGTTGTAGGGCCGGAGAAGAATGGAAAAATCGCGTATAGCCTCTGGCCCAAATCGCTGCCCGGTGCGAAAGGATGCACCCGAATCAAACGGAATGCCAGCGATGATAAAGTCCATATCGTCGTCCAGGTGCTCTACGTATGGAAGTCGAGCGAACGTACGAGGTCCGCAAAAACGTGGGGATTGAAACGAATCCTTCGGTTGATAACGCATGCGATGTACCCCCTGCATTCAATGTTTGACGTACCTACCATTCTGTTAAGCAATGATCATGCCAAAACGAAAGGTACGTCGTGGAATGCACTTTCTTGGTGGAGCCCGGATTGAACTTCGTAACACGCATGCGCATATGCACTACATCACTCCGTAGAGAATTCGACGAAACGTTATACATTTTTGAATAACCAAGGCCAACAATCTTCACTCAAACGTCTATGCAAAATTGAATAGATATACGGTTTTGCATAGATGTTCCGTTGTTCTGCATTGCACCGCAACATTTCCAAAAAAGCGGTGACTTGGACCGTACAATGGACAAGTGACAATCAGGACAAAATCTTCGCCATATAATACTCATCGACGTAGTTTCCGTCCACGAGCAGCGAATGTTTCGCGATTCCCTCAATCGTAAAGCCCATTTTCTTATAAAGAGACACACCTGCAATGTTGTGCGTCATCACAGTTAACTCCAAGCGATGAATACCTGCTTGCTTTGCCCAGTTCTCCATTTCCGTGAATAATGCTGTCCCTATCCCCTTCCCGGTAAATTGTTGCAAAATGCCAATAACAAGATAAGCATTATGTCTATTCCTTCGGAATTCACCGCCATATGCGCCTAAGTATCCCACGAGCCGGTCTTCGTGCTCAGCAATAAAAACCATGCTGTTGCGAGCGTCCAACAACGACTGAATGAAACGCTTCTGTTCCTTCAAATTTGTCGTGCGCTCGCCCGGATCCAACATCATGAATTTTGTTTCCTGGTCGAGTTTCTTGCACAGAGCGATGTAATTCGGTGCGTCACGCTTCGCAATTTGTCGAATACGCATGGAGTTGTACCTCATTTCATCATGGTGACATGAAACGCTTGATCCATTACAGGCGTGCTTGCAATCTCTCCGACATTTCTTCAATCACCAGTCTATCGCCACCTTACATTGACTTACAATTTTATGTATTCTGTACAGAAGGGAGTGATTGTCTTGTTCGTTGTCAATGTCGAGGCTGCCATCTTCAAAGATGACAATTGGCTGGTGATAAGACGGAGCTTAAAGGAATCTCATGCTGCAGGTATGATATCTCTAGTCGGTGGTAAGGTGGAGCATGAAGGAAATCAGAGTGATATTTTAGAACGAACTCTTCGACGCGAGATTTTCGAAGAGGTTGGCATTGAAGTGACTGATGTCATTCACTACGTCCAAAGCACATCGTTTATTGCGGATGACGGCGATCATGTCATTGACGTTGTCTTTCTTTGTGAGCACGTAAGTGGTGAGACAGTATGCAAGAGTCCTGATGAAGTAGATTCTGTACTCTGGCTCACGATTGACCAAATTCTCGACGATGAGAACACGCCGCCATGGACGAAAGAAAGTTTACGCCGTGCCCACGCATTGAGAAAAGAACTCGGGGTCTAATCGAGATTTTTCCACACGCGCTCTACTGTAGCTTTGTTCTGTTCGACAGAAACTAGAAAGACATCGGGATTGGTCAAGTGACTCCAGTGATCAAATCCAAATCGAGCATCGAAATGTCTCAGCAACAAAGTCATTAAGTTTCCGTGCGTGACTATACCGATGCGCTTGGACTCGTTCGGATCAATATCTTTGATTACATCCACAGCACGCGCCATGGCACGTCTACTTGATTCTCCACCACGAAATGACAAATCAAAATCATCGAAAGTTTGTTGGAGACATTCCAGCCAATTTTCCATGCTTACGACACTAAGCACTCTTTCTGATAACCGGCTATCTATCGTAAGAGAGGCATTGTGTCGTTGTATATATGGTTCAATGGTCTGCTGAGCACGCAAATACGGGCTACAAATCACTCGCTCAATACCAGTCTTAAGCAGGAATTCAGCCAGTCCTTCCGCTTGCACGAATCCTTTGGTCGTCAACGGTGCGTCCTCTGATTGACCCGTTGCTTCACAATGACGAATCACATAAATTTGCATCAGTGTCCCCCCGTGACCACCAAAAGATAGACGTTCCACCCTACTCGCTTTACCATCCCGCGACGGCGCTTCTTGATTGGGCGTTTACTTTCACAGATTCGACGCGTTCACAGGTTACATACAGGCGCATCGCCAATGCATACACACCCCTAGTCACCACGCATCCCATGTTGGCCCGCCCTCGCCAAAATACACCTATAAAGCAGACTATGCCTGATATTTAGCCAAGATTTCACGGATTATGCCCGGACTTTGACTTGCCGGCAAATGGATTTCCACAACGTAAGCATCTTTCGAGAACTCCCTGATTTTAATCTTTGCTTGTCCATTCGTTAACTGCGATAGTTCATCGCCAAGCACCTTTTCCGACACAGAATAAGAGACAGGAACCGTAAATACATGATCAGCTGGCTTCTCTGCAGCATTAATGGTTACGGCTGAAACAATCACAGAGGAATTCGGAAGCACTCTTTTTTGATCCCCATCGATTAAAATAGTGTAATACCAATTGACATCAAATACAGTCCCGCCATATTCGATGCCGCTAAACAACGAAGTGCGTAGCGTGATGTACTGCCCTACGGAGAATGGCCGCAAAGTTAACAAGATAAGCCCTGCGAACAAGTTAGACAGCGTAGATTGTGCGCCAATACCTACGATGACACCTGTCACCGCACCGCCAACCAATAAACTACTCAGCCTAATTTGGAGAAGGTTCAACGCCACTAGGACGATGAATACAAACCCAATTGCAGTCAAGACACGACTCAGTAGCCGAGCAGTTCGAGTATCAATATGTTTTCTTAAGGTCTTACTAAGGATAAAGTGGTTTAAATTCCTTACCAGAGCATATCCGATGAAGCACCAAACAAGGACTAGACCCCATTCAACGAGCCGGAAGTATTGCGCTGGAACATATTGTTTGAGTGCCAAATCGTGAGCCAGGTTGAATGTAATGGACAATAAAATGAGAATGACAGCAACCAAACCAATTCGACGCCACGGGCTCATGAGTCAAGCTCCCCTTTAAGTTAAAGTACATAACTACGCTGTAGTTTCGGGCCCTTATCTTGAACCTCACGGATGATTGATCGTATTTCGTCACAGCGAGCATCCATCATGATATTCAAATACTCATTCTAGCCAGAAAGACAATATCCTTATTCATGGGATAGATTCAGGAGTATTAACAAATCGTTCCCGTGCCTTCTGCACGTAGATAATACCCGATCCCCTACATTTCCCACAATTAAATACGCGTTATCTCATAAGTCCAACTCATTCATTTGACGTGTACGTATTCAACAGGTAATATCGTTATATCGCGATATCCCGATATTACGATTTCATCACAATGTATCGTGCGGAAGGTGATGGTGTTGGGCCCAGACTTCAATGCGCTAAATGATCAAGCGGCAGAAGAGATATTTAAGGCACTTTCCAACCAGACACGCGTCCATATTCTTCGACTGCTAAAACATCCGACTGCCAATTTTTCCACACAGGTACACGTCATGAAAGAAAACGGATTTGAGGGCGGCGTCTGTGTGAGCGACATTCGCAAAAACATAGGGGTGTCACAATCGACCGCCTCCCAATATCTTGCCATTCTACAGCAAAGCGGCTTATTGGAAATGAAGAGAATTGGGCAATGGACTTACTATCGTCGCAATGAAGCAACGATCAAACAACTCGAGCAATACATTCGATTCAAGCTATGACTTTCACACCCATAGATCTGTATACGATCTCACCCGGGTGAACGTCATGGCCACCAGTTCACAGCGTACTTTAACTATCTTGGATGAAAGAAGACGAAGCATATATGCGTGACAGCAAAAAACAACTTGGCCGTATCCCCTTCTCAGTGCTAGATCTATCTCCGATTGTCGATGGCGGCACTGCCACTGATTCGTTTCGAAATACCGTAGATTTAGCTCGTCATGCTGAGACGTGGGGCTATCACCGATACTGGTTAGCGGAACATCATAACATGCCATTCATCGCAAGCTCAGCCACATCCGTCGTGATCGGGCATGTGGCGGCGAATACATCAACCATTCGAGTCGGTTCCGGAGGCATTATGCTGCCTAACCACGCCCCCTTAGTCATCGCTGAGCAATTCGGAACCCTAGAATCTCTGTATCCTGGCCGGATTGATCTAGGTCTTGGGCGGGCACCCGGCACGGATATGCGAACCGCTCGAGCACTGCGACGCGATCCCCATAACGGTGAGGATTTTCCAGAGCAACTGGCCGAACTGCGCACTTATTTCGCTCCCTCTCACGCAACTCAACAACGTGTCCGTGCCATACCGGGAGAAAATCTGAATATCCCCATTTGGCTATTGGGCTCAAGTGAATTTAGTGCACAGTTAGCTGGTCAATTGGGCCTGCCTTTTGCATTTGCTAGCCATTTCTCACCAAACTACACGTTATCTGCTCTGGAAATGTACCGTAATTCCTTCCAACCTTCGCATGTTCTTGATGAGCCCTATGCAATGGTCGGACTAAACGTCATTGCTGCAGACACAGATACCGAAGCACGCCGACTCGCAACCACGTTGCAGCAGCAATTTCTGAATTTGGTTCGTAACGTACAACTGCCGTTACAACCGCCGGTGGACAATATGGATCAACTCTGGAATCCCTACGAACGACAAGCCGTGGAACAACAGTTAGGCGCCACTATCGCTGGTAGCGCCAAAACCGTAGCAGATAAGCTCGCGGCATTTATAAGCCGAACCCAAGTCGATGAGATTATGGTGATTGCACAGATCTTTGACCATAAAGCGCGTCTGCGCTCCTATGAAATTCTTGCCGACCTTGCTGAGTTGTAATTAGCAACTGTGCATATACAAATGTGTCACCTCGAACGCGACAGATGCAATGCCGCGTTCGAGGCATGTTCTTGTGACCTAGCGTGATATTGGTCATCGGCAGACGTAACACTCCATTCGGCCATTGCTCACCACATGCGATGATGCTTTTAACCTCATTTTTATAATGCTCCTTGATGAAGCTTGCAACAGCGAAGGCATTTCGCAAAACCGATTCCTTCGTAGCGATCCCAAAAGCCGATTACGGGTGTAAATAAAACAACGATACGGGGCATCCAGGATACACTGTCTCCTTTTGTTGATTGAAATACTGTTGAATGTTTCAATAGTTTGTGAACGACCCAGCCATTCAGGAACCATGTTTACGTATACAATAGCGAGTAAAGTCTCAAGCTGTACCAGATTTCTTTGTCCCGATTATACGTCCTGGCTCAAGATGGGACATCACACAAGAGACTCACAATGTGTCAGTTGGACTTTGACCACCCTCATTTTCATGGGTCGGGACTTATGGAAGACGAGATCACAAACTCAAGAAAGGTGATGACTATGGCTCGCGTTTTACTGATCAACGCAGGTTCTGAAGGTCATATCAATCCGACCTTAGGTGTGGTTCAAGAACTTATTCGTCAGGGCGAAGAGGTGGTTTACTTTACAACGGAACAATTTCGTCATCGCATTGAACCAACGGGTGCAAAGGTGATCACGTGCGATGGGGGCAAATTTTTGGAGGCATTCCTTGCCGGAGGACGCAACCTCTTGGGGCGAGTGGGAGGACTCTTGCGCACAGCCGACCTCGTCATCCCTAGTGTTCTGGAGCAAACAAAAAGAGACCGTTTTGATTACATCATTCATGACTCCATGTTCGGCTGTGGGCGTTTGCTAGCACAGCTCCTCGATCTGCCGGCAATCAACTCGTGCACCAGTTTTGCATTTCAAGAGAATGACTTTAACCGACTGCAGGGCCATCTCTCGCGCCATGTTCCGGCCGACGTGAATCAACGTGCAGAACAAGAGTTTCAACAGTTGGCCAATGACGTGGAGGCGAAATACAATGTGCAAGTTGGCTCCGCCTACGAAGTTTTCTGTAATCCTGCGCCATTAACCATCGTCTATACGTCGAAACGCTTCCAACCTGATGGAGAGAGCTTCGATAAATCGTACAAATTTGTCGGGCCTTCGATCACTCCACGACGGCACGATCCATTTGATTTCACTCACGTAGACACAGACAACCTAATTTACATATCACTCGGTACCGTCTTTAATCGAGCTGTGGATTTTTACAAGCTTTGCTTTGAAGCGTTTGCGAACACGAAGTACACGGTAATTCTATCCGTTGGCGAACAAACCTCACTCGCGGAATTAGGAGACATTCCTGCGAATTTCATTGTCCGCCATTACGTACCACAACTCGAAGTGCTGCAACGCACCAAACTTTTTATTACACACGGGGGGATGAACAGTACAAGTGAGGCTCTTTATTACGGTGTACCACTCATCGTGCTTCCACAGAACGCCGATCAACCTGTTATCGCGCGACGTGTAGAAGAAGTTGGTGCGGGCCTCCATCTACACCAGGAAGGCTTAACCGCAGTAGAACTGAGAGTGGCCGCAGAACGTGTGCTCAAGGATGCGTCGATTCGAAAAGTATGCTTAGAAGTTGGCGAGTCCTTCAAAACGGCAGGTGGCTATCGCCGAGCTGTCGAGGAGATCTTCGCTTATAAAGCCAGTCTAGGGATAACTGACTAACGAGCCAAACCCTTGGGGTGTCAATCACGGGCAGAAAATCATACCGTAAGAAAGGGAGACGAGCGTCGAATTGGATTCACCTCGTCCCCCTCTCCTGTCTGCTGTTAAGACTGCTATCCTCGTTTTAGCCCGTCACCATTTGCCTAGCGGATGGAGCCTCTTTCGTTTAGAACTCCTTTTGTCGATTGATTTCTATGAGCTAAAATGGAGGGGCATCGTAAACCACATCACGAGTTATGCTCAACAAGGAGACACGCCCATGAGAAAACTTCGTCAATATGTCGCTAGCGCCCTTGCACTGTCCTTGCTGGGACTCATGTCAGGATGCGGTACTCCGGGCAATCAAGTAGGTACTGCGGATTCCAATGTATCCGCACCGTCTGTGAAGGTGTCGTCAAACAAAACTTCAGCAAGCAAGCCGAACTCAAAGGTACAACTCAGCCACCTTACTGTAATGGGTATCGGCGGATCCATTGCGCTGGGTGACCAGGCTACAAACGACAACGGCTATTTACAGCGCA
This window encodes:
- a CDS encoding glycosyltransferase, with translation MARVLLINAGSEGHINPTLGVVQELIRQGEEVVYFTTEQFRHRIEPTGAKVITCDGGKFLEAFLAGGRNLLGRVGGLLRTADLVIPSVLEQTKRDRFDYIIHDSMFGCGRLLAQLLDLPAINSCTSFAFQENDFNRLQGHLSRHVPADVNQRAEQEFQQLANDVEAKYNVQVGSAYEVFCNPAPLTIVYTSKRFQPDGESFDKSYKFVGPSITPRRHDPFDFTHVDTDNLIYISLGTVFNRAVDFYKLCFEAFANTKYTVILSVGEQTSLAELGDIPANFIVRHYVPQLEVLQRTKLFITHGGMNSTSEALYYGVPLIVLPQNADQPVIARRVEEVGAGLHLHQEGLTAVELRVAAERVLKDASIRKVCLEVGESFKTAGGYRRAVEEIFAYKASLGITD
- a CDS encoding LLM class flavin-dependent oxidoreductase; the encoded protein is MRDSKKQLGRIPFSVLDLSPIVDGGTATDSFRNTVDLARHAETWGYHRYWLAEHHNMPFIASSATSVVIGHVAANTSTIRVGSGGIMLPNHAPLVIAEQFGTLESLYPGRIDLGLGRAPGTDMRTARALRRDPHNGEDFPEQLAELRTYFAPSHATQQRVRAIPGENLNIPIWLLGSSEFSAQLAGQLGLPFAFASHFSPNYTLSALEMYRNSFQPSHVLDEPYAMVGLNVIAADTDTEARRLATTLQQQFLNLVRNVQLPLQPPVDNMDQLWNPYERQAVEQQLGATIAGSAKTVADKLAAFISRTQVDEIMVIAQIFDHKARLRSYEILADLAEL
- a CDS encoding NUDIX domain-containing protein, with amino-acid sequence MFVVNVEAAIFKDDNWLVIRRSLKESHAAGMISLVGGKVEHEGNQSDILERTLRREIFEEVGIEVTDVIHYVQSTSFIADDGDHVIDVVFLCEHVSGETVCKSPDEVDSVLWLTIDQILDDENTPPWTKESLRRAHALRKELGV
- a CDS encoding aldehyde dehydrogenase family protein, encoding MAEYLQPLIDGRWVDGAATVRSLINPATGEVIARIRDVDATQVHDAVVVAKHAFEQTNWATDTPLRVRVLRKIADRLEMAADEFARLETQNTGKPLRESELDVADSVSCFRYYADLIESKRPWQKEMWDGSKSLVVYEPVGVCGLIVPWNFPLLLGVWKLAPALAAGNTVVFKPAEITPLTMLKLGGLAQESGMPDGVFNIVLGDGQVVGEAMIRHPDVDKISFTGGSKTGKHIYMTCAEGLKRVSLELGGKSPLLVFDDVDSDISVDIVLFGAFFNQGQVCVASSRILVHESIYREFIEKLRQRAMELRLGDPFDPDTDLGPLASAAHLEKINEYIRDAQAAGATLLCGGKVKPDLGPLFLEPTIFVGVMQDMDIVQEEVFGPVITVQPFASEADAIALANDTKYGLAAGVITNDLARAERVARSLRAGTVWLNGYHTPHVEAPWGGFKHSGIGRELGPEGLTGFMEPKHINIHPEPSKVGWFVERARGVRE
- a CDS encoding phosphoglycerate mutase family protein — translated: MQIYVIRHCEATGQSEDAPLTTKGFVQAEGLAEFLLKTGIERVICSPYLRAQQTIEPYIQRHNASLTIDSRLSERVLSVVSMENWLECLQQTFDDFDLSFRGGESSRRAMARAVDVIKDIDPNESKRIGIVTHGNLMTLLLRHFDARFGFDHWSHLTNPDVFLVSVEQNKATVERVWKNLD
- a CDS encoding metalloregulator ArsR/SmtB family transcription factor, whose product is MVLGPDFNALNDQAAEEIFKALSNQTRVHILRLLKHPTANFSTQVHVMKENGFEGGVCVSDIRKNIGVSQSTASQYLAILQQSGLLEMKRIGQWTYYRRNEATIKQLEQYIRFKL
- a CDS encoding GNAT family N-acetyltransferase, with protein sequence MRIRQIAKRDAPNYIALCKKLDQETKFMMLDPGERTTNLKEQKRFIQSLLDARNSMVFIAEHEDRLVGYLGAYGGEFRRNRHNAYLVIGILQQFTGKGIGTALFTEMENWAKQAGIHRLELTVMTHNIAGVSLYKKMGFTIEGIAKHSLLVDGNYVDEYYMAKILS
- a CDS encoding mechanosensitive ion channel family protein; this encodes MSPWRRIGLVAVILILLSITFNLAHDLALKQYVPAQYFRLVEWGLVLVWCFIGYALVRNLNHFILSKTLRKHIDTRTARLLSRVLTAIGFVFIVLVALNLLQIRLSSLLVGGAVTGVIVGIGAQSTLSNLFAGLILLTLRPFSVGQYITLRTSLFSGIEYGGTVFDVNWYYTILIDGDQKRVLPNSSVIVSAVTINAAEKPADHVFTVPVSYSVSEKVLGDELSQLTNGQAKIKIREFSKDAYVVEIHLPASQSPGIIREILAKYQA
- the speB gene encoding agmatinase, translating into MRYQPKDSFQSPRFCGPRTFARLPYVEHLDDDMDFIIAGIPFDSGASFRTGQRFGPEAIRDFSILLRPYNVEQDINVFDYVSGVDYGDVPVIPGYIQLTYDKIVESLGPVLERGIVPIGLGGDHSITLGELRAVAQKYGPVALVHFDAHSDTWDSYFGQKYNHGTPFRRALEEGLLDVSRSIQVGMRGALYSPDDLEDARQLGFAVYSTSQFKRMGANAILNLIHQRVGEGPAFLTFDIDFLDPSYAPGTGTPEVAGVSIDDALTLVRGLTGIHFVGFDLVEVLPSYDHGQITAAAAANVIYEFITLLALRKREAEKTLEQRKEIHIG